In the genome of Bradysia coprophila strain Holo2 unplaced genomic scaffold, BU_Bcop_v1 contig_232, whole genome shotgun sequence, one region contains:
- the LOC119076526 gene encoding uncharacterized protein LOC119076526, producing MENPTKRNLDMEEEEAKGDDQISAKRPKTEKCTIRSSNLATSLPLLERDGRSITTLCVEYRLTGIRLLLDAIVKYCGDNITAMELICDYPHEERRNTTEFKEGIVHFRTFLRDFHSRFPNLSELKIAYQQKPDPADIKHWDEIIKNFPMLRSFAIRRCPKFPLEDFFRVNGQLERLTLENSTEWRIERDFLETMDELLPSLNYLDMEFVNAHRPMYAQPFGQTYFKNLQTLKVYSHNKEHSNVLRFLSPSANKLEKFVFLVTGNLDEKVMKMLSYYKQLKQLEFRTCLTNLQLLVLSAQVPQIETLTMSFTKRAVTGLGIVKLIDDCKRLTKIVMHPEFKVYDDDIKALCKPINNKLKENVWTVDNEDGSITITKKGAKSSGTVASTSKANV from the coding sequence atggaaaatccaaCTAAACGAAACCTGGAcatggaagaagaagaagccaAAGGCGACGATCAAATTTCAGCAAAACGACCAAAGACTGAAAAATGTACAATTCGAAGCAGCAATTTGGCGACTTCCTTACCACTCCTGGAGCGTGATGGACGTTCCATAACGACATTGTGCGTTGAATATCGTCTAACCGGAATAAGACTATTGCTTGATGCAATAGTCAAATATTGCGGAGATAACATAACCGCAATGGAGCTCATTTGCGATTATCCGCATGAAGAGCGGCGAAACACGACCGAATTCAAAGAGGGCATCGTTCATTTCCGCACATTTCTGCGAGACTTCCACAGCCGTTTTCCTAATTTGAGTGAATTGAAAATCGCGTACCAACAGAAGCCTGATCCGGCTGACATTAAACATTGGGatgaaataatcaaaaactttCCAATGCTAAGAAGTTTCGCCATTAGACGGTGCCCGAAATTTCCGTTGGAAGATTTCTTTCGTGTGAATGGCCAGTTGGAGCGCTTAACGTTGGAAAACTCTACGGAATGGCGCATTGAACGAGATTTCCTCGAAACGATGGACGAACTGTTACCCAGTCTCAACTATTTGGATATGGAGTTCGTGAACGCTCATCGGCCCATGTATGCACAGCCATTCGGTCAGACCTATTTCAAGAATTTGCAAACACTGAAGGTGTACAGCCACAACAAAGAACATTCGAATGTTCTCCGATTTTTAAGTCCATCCGCCAACaaacttgaaaaatttgtttttctggTGACTGGTAATCTGGACGAAAAGGTGATGAAAATGCTATCGTACTACAAGCAGCTCAAACAATTGGAATTCAGAACATGCCTGACTAATTTACAGTTACTGGTTTTGTCTGCTCAAGTGCCCCAAATCGAAACGTTGACCATGAGTTTCACAAAGAGAGCCGTCACAGGATTGGGAATCGTCAAATTGATCGACGATTGCAAACGattgacgaaaattgtaatgcaTCCCGAGTTTAAAGTGTACGACGATGATATAAAGGCATTGTGCAAGCCGATCAACAACAAACTGAAAGAGAACGTGTGGACAGTCGATAATGAGGATGGTTCGATTACAATCACCAAAAAAGGAGCTAAGTCTAGCGGCACCGTTGCGTCGACATCTAAAGCAAATGTTTGA
- the LOC119076532 gene encoding ester hydrolase C11orf54 homolog, protein MFVWKLTVILLNICMAICVRNPNEIKYVEMATHRPTLEELKSVLENALNKNFDFVSVEVVDSPNLTEEPFKLASPGISGDPLIFEYGNDDYLLPLVDRTKVYDLIPIVRRIPSYSEKTFFACGAGAGPFDWLQQNSEGIYNLMVHQNGSVTNENHVVRTISDGIEVLKVPNNETRAALLGNIFLTEGNAGKVLKVVSRNRTGPENFISAMRKGLTDYYTEEQVVGLGGAFVMKTGSAFVHVMDEFSETPIHTTQELNNWLTFHEIQGPLIALGDFVSQETDFKLRLQHFHCYSKHNHGGHYHYDTTRDIVEYEGYFNVVNRIIIVDKNATSEATSIAALFSIATVAISIFATALLTL, encoded by the exons atgtttgtctggAAATTGACGGTGATATTATTGAACATTTGCATGGCAATTTGTGTTAGAAATCCAAACGAAATCAAGTATGTTGAAATGGCTACACACAGACCAACGCTTGAAGAACTTAAATCTG TTTTAGAAAATGCTCTGAACAAAAACTTCGATTTTGTGAGCGTCGAGGTTGTGGACAGTCCCAATTTAACCGAAGAACCCTTTAAATTGGCATCTCCGGGAATCAGCGGTGATCCGCTCATTTTCGAATATGGCAATGATGATTACTTACTGCCCCTGGTCGATAGAACTAAAGTTTACGATCTAATTCCAATCGTTCGCCGAATACCCAGTTACAGCGAAAAAACATTCTTCGCCTGTGGAGCCGGTGCTGGTCCATTTGATTGGCTTCAACAAAATAGCGAaggaatttacaatttaatggTTCATCAGAACGGTTCTGTGACGAACGAAAACCATGTTGTGCGAACCATTAGTGATGGCATCGAAGTGTTGAAAGTTCCAAACAACGAAACGCGAGCGGCTCTACTCGGGAATATTTTTCTAACCGAAGGTAATGCAGGAAAAGTGCTAAAAGTCGTGTCACGTAACAGAACCGGTCCGGAAAATTTTATATCGGCCATGAGAAAAGGTCTCACCGACTATTACACTGAAGAGCAAGTGGTTGGACTGGGCGGAGCATTCGTCATGAAAACGGGCAGTGCTTTCGTTCACGTGATGGACGAATTCTCTGAAACGCCAATTCATACCACTCAAGAACTGAACAATTGGCTGACTTTCCACGAAATACAAGGGCCACTGATAGCACTCGGAGATTTCGTTTCGCAGGAAACCGATTTTAAGTTGAGATTGCAACATTTCCATTGCTATTCGAAGCACAATCACGGCGGACACTATCACTACGACACCACACGAGATATCGTCGAGTATGAGGGCTACTTCAATGTGGTGAATCGAATTATTATTGTAGATAAGAATGCGACTAGTGAGGCGACAAGCATTGCTGCATTATTCAGTATTGCTACTGTTGCCATATCAATTTTTGCGACAGCGCTATTAacactttaa